The following coding sequences lie in one Thalassoglobus polymorphus genomic window:
- a CDS encoding FAD binding domain-containing protein — protein MRDFEYESPDSLDGAIQLLNHPQSKPLAGGTDLIDHLRTGRVVADVVVDIKKIPELNVLEFSENGLRLGAAVCCHDICANADIQANYPALKDVCSIIGGIQIQSRASVGGNLCNSGAAADSTPALIALGGVCHLAGPDGERQVPVEDFCTGPSQNILKQGELLKEIRFPLPQGKSSSHYRRFIPRYEMDIAVVGVGASVELDDSGKTITSARVGLGAVAASPFLAEKVNEFLAGKEPTEETFTEAGNIARSLISPIDDHRGTREFRLHVTGVLVKRVLTEAATRALSK, from the coding sequence ATGCGCGACTTTGAATATGAATCACCTGATTCACTCGACGGGGCCATTCAACTCCTCAATCACCCACAGTCAAAACCCCTTGCCGGCGGAACCGATCTGATTGATCATCTCCGAACCGGGAGGGTGGTCGCCGATGTTGTGGTCGATATCAAAAAAATCCCGGAACTCAATGTTTTGGAATTTTCCGAGAACGGCTTGCGGTTAGGCGCTGCAGTTTGCTGCCATGATATTTGTGCCAATGCAGACATACAGGCCAATTACCCGGCTCTAAAAGATGTTTGCTCGATCATTGGCGGAATCCAAATCCAATCGCGAGCCAGTGTTGGCGGAAACTTATGTAATTCCGGGGCGGCGGCCGACTCGACTCCAGCACTCATTGCACTCGGCGGCGTCTGTCATCTCGCAGGGCCAGATGGAGAGCGGCAGGTTCCTGTTGAAGATTTCTGCACAGGTCCGAGCCAGAACATTTTAAAGCAGGGCGAATTACTGAAGGAAATTCGCTTCCCATTACCGCAAGGCAAATCGAGCAGCCATTACCGACGCTTCATCCCTCGATATGAAATGGACATCGCAGTTGTCGGCGTTGGAGCAAGCGTTGAACTGGACGATTCAGGGAAAACAATCACATCGGCTCGAGTCGGCCTAGGAGCCGTTGCAGCGAGTCCATTTCTCGCAGAAAAAGTCAATGAGTTTCTTGCCGGGAAAGAGCCGACTGAAGAAACCTTCACCGAAGCGGGCAACATCGCACGCAGCCTGATTTCACCGATCGATGATCACCGTGGCACCAGAGAATTCCGGTTGCACGTCACTGGAGTCCTAGTCAAACGGGTCTTAACCGAAGCCGCCACCCGCGCACTTAGCAAGTAA
- a CDS encoding (2Fe-2S)-binding protein: MAAQRVVTTNINGTQKSFLCEPRQTLLEVLRDNLDLTGTKEGCSNGNCGACTVLLDGKPVTSCLVLAVECEGAEIETIEGVATKDGLAPVQDAFLENAALQCGVCTPGFIMSTKAMLRENPNPTEEEIRFYLAGNLCRCTGYDKIIDAVQDAAQRQCGTACSNET, encoded by the coding sequence ATGGCAGCACAACGCGTTGTGACGACCAATATCAATGGAACTCAAAAGTCATTCCTTTGCGAACCCCGCCAAACATTACTGGAAGTCCTTCGCGACAATCTCGATTTAACGGGAACCAAAGAAGGTTGTAGCAACGGAAACTGCGGAGCCTGTACGGTTCTACTCGATGGGAAACCTGTCACAAGTTGTCTCGTTCTGGCTGTCGAATGTGAAGGTGCCGAAATCGAGACAATCGAAGGAGTCGCCACGAAAGACGGCTTGGCTCCAGTGCAAGACGCCTTCCTCGAAAACGCAGCTTTGCAATGCGGGGTCTGCACTCCCGGATTCATCATGTCGACCAAAGCAATGCTTCGAGAGAATCCGAATCCGACCGAAGAAGAGATTCGCTTCTACCTCGCCGGGAACCTTTGCCGGTGCACCGGGTACGACAAGATCATCGATGCCGTTCAGGATGCCGCTCAACGCCAGTGCGGAACAGCCTGTTCAAACGAAACATAG
- a CDS encoding PVC-type heme-binding CxxCH protein, which yields MMKFFTSVFILSCSVFCLQGHAQDAATSKVDHSDLTYYLDEAGTRQPVKTKSDWEKRRKQIIAGMEEAMGPLPDRSNLVPLAIEAVERTQGDGYRRTTVTFAADKNDRVPADIYYPDPLPEGKKVPGVIALHPTGAQGKRIVAGDGPRPNRQYAVELAQRGYVVVAPDYPSFGDYKDYDFESDDYVSGTMKGIFNHMRCVDLLEATASVDPERIGVIGHSLGGHNAMFVGAFDDRIDVVVTSCGWTPFHDYYEGNIKGWTSNRYMPLLQEKYGLDPDKVPFDFYEVVASLAPRAFFSSSPKEDSNFEINGVKKAIPRALGVYSLFDATDNLKVVYPDCDHDFPTETREQAYEFIDKALGHTPRQTLDFAAELPRIAGKSPAEAMKTFDLVPGFKIEQTASEPMVTDPVAMSFDENGRLYVVEMKDYSEQDTESLGQVRLLTDTDGDGKFDKSVVFADNLSWPTAIICSQGGVFVGAAPDVYFLRDTNADGKADERKVVFTGFQRTNVQGLVNSFRWGMDNRIHGATSSSGGLVKRVGDKNDPGVNLRGRDFSFDPIKLDLRAESGGAQHGMSFDDWGRKFVCSNSDHAQMVMYDDLDIARNPAFKAPGPRTRIADDGAQAPVFRTSQVEPWRIVRTRLRVSKQVKGVVEGGGRPAGYFTGATGITLYRGDAYGEDAKGTVFVGDVGSNIVHRKKLTPKGATFVASRIDENREFLRSTDVWFRPVQYANAPDGCLHVLDMYRETIEHPKSLPPEIKRHLDLTSGRDRGRLYRVVPEGGVKARSANLGQMSTIALVEYLDHTNSWHRDTASRLLFERKDPAATAAIIKLASTAKTPYGKVHALSLLQSLGKLPVETLAGALKDQHPRVREVAVRLAKHHPDVRQLSELFVALKNDPDARVRYELAYTSGALAVEPRAEILAELLAKDGTDRWVFIAAMSSLNEGIETVFFDLISRDKPVSGSVLVGVFEQLATQSSNELVVTSLKKISGLPDSQTSLKANFVTAALQRKPALRSQLDSGDLKQVIEDVVVGSRAVAFDAKASSAARVQAIDNLKLSKDEGDSQKLLALLVNTVPQQVQSAAINTLTAVDFKKLSEELVSNWAGLSPAIRLEAEEALFGRSQGTDVLLSAVEDGDLKITDLSLVRLQALQKSKDAKLKARVDKLLKNSSRPTRTAVIEKYREALSLSGNPGRGRQVFLKNCATCHRLNEEGTEIGPNLATIQNRGADTILLNVLDPNREVNPQYVNYLVLMQSGKTHTGMISDETATSVTLLRAEKKTDTLLRSDIEEMRSSGLSIMPEGLEKEITVPMFADLIAYLMSIQ from the coding sequence ATGATGAAATTTTTTACTTCTGTTTTCATACTCAGCTGCAGTGTTTTCTGCCTGCAGGGACATGCTCAGGATGCAGCGACTTCCAAAGTGGATCACTCGGACCTGACCTATTATCTCGATGAGGCGGGTACTCGACAACCTGTCAAAACGAAGTCTGATTGGGAAAAGCGTCGGAAGCAGATTATCGCAGGGATGGAGGAGGCGATGGGGCCGCTGCCTGATCGCTCAAATCTTGTTCCGTTAGCGATCGAGGCTGTCGAGCGAACGCAGGGCGATGGTTATCGGCGTACGACTGTCACCTTTGCAGCTGACAAAAATGACCGGGTCCCCGCGGATATCTATTACCCGGATCCACTCCCGGAAGGAAAGAAAGTTCCCGGAGTGATTGCTTTGCATCCGACCGGCGCTCAGGGGAAACGCATCGTCGCTGGCGATGGCCCTCGACCAAATCGGCAGTATGCTGTTGAGCTCGCACAGCGTGGATATGTTGTTGTCGCGCCAGATTATCCATCTTTCGGTGACTATAAAGATTACGATTTTGAATCGGATGACTACGTTTCGGGGACGATGAAAGGGATCTTCAACCACATGCGGTGTGTCGATCTCCTGGAAGCGACTGCCAGTGTTGATCCGGAAAGAATTGGAGTCATCGGGCATTCACTCGGTGGTCACAATGCGATGTTTGTGGGAGCGTTTGACGACCGGATTGATGTGGTTGTGACGAGTTGCGGTTGGACACCGTTTCACGATTATTACGAAGGAAACATTAAGGGCTGGACGAGCAATCGTTACATGCCATTGCTGCAAGAGAAGTACGGCCTCGATCCCGACAAAGTTCCGTTCGACTTCTATGAAGTGGTCGCTTCACTTGCTCCACGGGCGTTCTTTTCGAGTTCTCCGAAGGAAGATAGTAACTTCGAAATCAATGGGGTGAAGAAGGCGATTCCTCGCGCTTTGGGGGTCTATTCACTCTTCGATGCGACAGACAACCTGAAAGTTGTCTATCCAGATTGTGATCATGATTTTCCGACAGAAACTCGTGAACAAGCTTACGAGTTCATCGATAAGGCCTTAGGCCATACGCCGCGTCAGACGTTGGACTTCGCTGCCGAATTGCCTCGCATTGCCGGGAAGTCACCTGCCGAAGCGATGAAGACATTTGACTTGGTTCCCGGTTTCAAAATTGAACAAACTGCCTCTGAGCCAATGGTCACCGACCCAGTGGCAATGTCGTTCGACGAAAACGGTCGTTTGTATGTTGTCGAGATGAAAGACTACTCCGAGCAGGATACCGAAAGCTTGGGGCAGGTCCGCCTGCTGACTGACACTGATGGTGATGGTAAGTTCGACAAGAGTGTTGTGTTTGCAGATAACCTTTCCTGGCCGACAGCGATTATCTGTTCGCAAGGTGGTGTGTTCGTCGGTGCTGCTCCTGATGTCTATTTCCTTCGTGATACCAATGCGGACGGGAAAGCGGACGAGAGAAAAGTTGTCTTTACTGGTTTTCAACGGACAAACGTTCAGGGACTTGTGAACAGTTTCCGCTGGGGGATGGACAACCGTATTCATGGTGCGACCAGTTCTTCGGGAGGTCTGGTGAAGCGGGTCGGTGATAAAAACGATCCCGGTGTCAACTTGCGTGGACGTGACTTTTCGTTTGATCCAATCAAACTTGATTTGCGTGCGGAGAGTGGAGGAGCTCAGCACGGAATGTCCTTCGATGACTGGGGCCGCAAGTTCGTCTGCTCGAATAGTGACCATGCTCAAATGGTGATGTACGACGACTTGGACATTGCACGAAACCCAGCTTTCAAGGCTCCCGGGCCACGTACTCGCATCGCTGACGATGGTGCACAGGCTCCAGTATTTCGAACCAGTCAAGTTGAGCCTTGGCGAATCGTGCGGACTCGTCTGCGTGTTTCGAAACAGGTCAAGGGAGTGGTTGAAGGTGGCGGAAGGCCAGCTGGGTACTTCACTGGTGCAACAGGAATTACGCTTTATCGCGGAGATGCATACGGAGAAGATGCCAAGGGGACCGTGTTCGTTGGTGATGTTGGAAGTAACATTGTTCACCGCAAAAAACTGACTCCGAAAGGGGCTACTTTTGTCGCCTCCCGGATTGATGAAAACCGCGAGTTTCTTCGCTCGACCGACGTTTGGTTCCGTCCAGTTCAATATGCCAACGCTCCTGATGGTTGTCTGCATGTCCTCGATATGTATCGGGAAACGATTGAGCATCCGAAAAGTCTACCGCCCGAGATTAAACGACATCTTGATCTCACAAGTGGTCGTGACCGAGGGCGTTTATATCGAGTGGTTCCGGAAGGCGGAGTGAAGGCACGCTCAGCGAATTTAGGGCAGATGTCGACTATTGCACTCGTGGAATATCTCGACCACACGAACTCCTGGCATCGCGACACCGCCAGTCGTCTCCTCTTTGAGCGAAAAGATCCTGCAGCGACAGCCGCGATCATCAAGTTGGCCTCAACTGCAAAAACACCATACGGGAAAGTTCATGCTCTGTCTCTTCTGCAGAGCTTAGGCAAACTCCCCGTAGAGACACTCGCGGGGGCGTTGAAAGATCAACATCCAAGAGTTCGGGAAGTCGCTGTTCGTCTCGCCAAACATCACCCCGATGTACGCCAGTTGTCTGAGCTTTTTGTTGCTTTGAAAAACGATCCTGATGCCCGTGTCCGTTACGAACTCGCTTACACAAGTGGAGCCCTTGCAGTCGAGCCCCGTGCGGAAATTCTTGCGGAGTTGCTCGCGAAAGATGGCACAGACCGGTGGGTGTTCATTGCAGCCATGAGTTCACTCAATGAGGGGATTGAGACCGTCTTCTTCGATCTGATCTCGAGAGACAAGCCCGTTTCAGGCTCTGTTCTTGTTGGCGTGTTCGAGCAACTCGCCACTCAGAGTTCGAATGAACTGGTCGTCACATCTTTGAAAAAGATCTCTGGGTTACCTGACAGTCAAACTTCGCTCAAAGCGAATTTTGTGACAGCTGCGCTTCAGCGCAAGCCGGCTCTTCGTTCTCAATTGGACTCGGGGGATTTGAAGCAGGTTATCGAGGATGTGGTCGTCGGTTCTCGTGCGGTCGCCTTCGATGCGAAGGCGTCGTCAGCTGCTCGTGTTCAAGCGATTGATAATCTGAAACTCTCCAAAGATGAAGGGGATAGCCAGAAGTTGCTTGCATTGTTGGTCAATACGGTCCCGCAGCAAGTTCAGTCTGCTGCGATCAACACCTTGACGGCTGTGGACTTCAAGAAGCTTTCAGAAGAGCTGGTTAGCAATTGGGCCGGTCTGAGCCCTGCAATTCGTCTGGAAGCTGAAGAGGCTCTCTTTGGTCGTTCACAAGGAACGGACGTCTTGTTGTCAGCTGTTGAAGATGGAGATTTGAAAATCACTGATCTCAGTCTGGTTCGTTTACAGGCCCTTCAGAAATCGAAAGATGCCAAGCTGAAAGCACGCGTCGATAAACTTCTGAAGAATTCGAGTCGACCAACGAGAACAGCGGTGATTGAGAAGTATCGCGAAGCTCTGAGCCTCAGTGGAAATCCGGGGCGTGGTCGACAGGTCTTCCTGAAGAATTGTGCAACGTGCCATCGTCTGAATGAAGAAGGGACCGAGATCGGACCGAACCTGGCGACCATTCAGAATCGTGGAGCCGATACAATTTTGCTCAACGTGTTGGATCCGAATCGCGAAGTGAACCCGCAGTACGTGAACTACCTTGTGCTCATGCAATCCGGGAAAACACACACCGGGATGATTAGCGACGAGACAGCAACATCTGTGACGTTACTCCGAGCCGAGAAGAAGACCGACACCCTGTTGAGAAGCGACATCGAAGAGATGCGCAGCTCTGGGCTTTCGATTATGCCCGAAGGGTTGGAGAAGGAGATTACTGTCCCGATGTTCGCTGATCTGATCGCGTACTTAATGTCGATTCAGTAG
- a CDS encoding amidohydrolase family protein: MSHDFQPSRRDFLSVAGASFSCAGLSVLSTMFAPSGFVSTGVAKEPVKSESLRPRKLLDCHLHINHIDRSIEDTIRHMDATGTEKAFILPLETGEGGVLLRSETVLHAYHQYPERIIPFCQTDIRKPDCLERLQAYRKLGCRGIGEQKEHVPLNDPRVEAVIAFCDEANWPITIHFQDGAKGYNQGLAEHLETYLKRYKKVRIIGHAQTWWANISADVPPAEKTLYPKGPVKPGGLLDRLMSEYPNLYADMSAGSGFGALSRDEEFTAGFIERHPNQLLFGSDCPCRDGQGGNFKGVCYSTQLQDFVSRIVTDPKIRENIFYNNAMRALEGA, translated from the coding sequence ATGAGTCATGACTTCCAACCTTCCCGGCGAGATTTTCTCTCGGTTGCAGGTGCCTCTTTTTCTTGCGCGGGTCTCTCTGTGTTATCGACAATGTTTGCTCCTTCGGGGTTCGTTTCAACTGGGGTAGCGAAAGAGCCTGTCAAGTCGGAGAGCTTAAGGCCACGGAAGTTGCTCGATTGTCATTTGCATATCAATCATATTGACCGGTCGATTGAAGATACGATTCGGCATATGGATGCGACGGGAACAGAGAAGGCATTTATTCTCCCTCTCGAGACAGGCGAAGGGGGTGTGCTGCTCCGGTCGGAAACGGTGTTGCATGCTTATCATCAGTATCCCGAGCGGATCATTCCGTTCTGCCAGACGGATATTCGCAAACCGGACTGCCTCGAACGTTTGCAGGCATATCGTAAGCTGGGGTGTCGAGGAATTGGTGAGCAGAAGGAGCACGTTCCTTTGAACGATCCTCGCGTTGAAGCGGTGATTGCATTTTGCGACGAAGCCAACTGGCCCATTACGATTCATTTTCAGGATGGGGCGAAAGGGTACAATCAGGGATTGGCTGAGCATCTTGAAACGTACCTCAAACGCTACAAGAAAGTCCGCATCATTGGGCACGCCCAAACATGGTGGGCCAATATTAGTGCGGATGTCCCGCCGGCTGAGAAAACTCTTTATCCGAAGGGGCCGGTGAAGCCTGGTGGGTTGCTTGATCGGCTAATGTCTGAGTATCCCAATTTGTACGCGGACATGTCTGCCGGTTCCGGCTTTGGTGCTTTAAGTCGCGACGAGGAATTCACAGCTGGTTTCATCGAAAGACATCCGAATCAACTGCTCTTCGGGAGTGACTGTCCTTGTCGTGATGGTCAAGGAGGGAACTTCAAGGGTGTCTGTTACAGCACACAACTGCAAGATTTTGTGAGTCGAATTGTTACCGATCCGAAGATTCGTGAGAATATTTTCTACAACAACGCGATGCGTGCCCTTGAAGGGGCATAG
- a CDS encoding radical SAM protein produces MSNERNLKQHRFHPRQYESNRFVYPVLSRRSQGISIGVNLNPDKVCNFDCIYCQVDRTSVATTKFVEMDQLLAELDHMLSIVASGEIFTDPKFSTIPENLQRLNDVAFSGDGEPTTYRNFDDIMQRVAELKAKHELKNVKMVLITNASMFHRDAVRRGLKILDQNNGEVWAKLEAGTEEYFQLVDRTKIPFQRILDNITQASQERSLVIQSLFMKINGESPPEAEIKEFLNRLNEIQAAGGKLKLVQVYTVSRQPAESFVSPLKDEEVDNITRRVRDETGIDAESFYS; encoded by the coding sequence ATGTCCAATGAGCGAAACCTGAAGCAACATCGCTTTCACCCCAGACAATACGAGTCAAACCGGTTCGTCTACCCTGTTCTTTCCAGACGCAGCCAAGGTATTTCCATCGGTGTGAACCTCAATCCGGACAAAGTGTGCAACTTTGACTGTATATACTGTCAGGTTGACCGGACGAGTGTGGCAACAACAAAGTTTGTCGAGATGGACCAACTTCTCGCTGAACTGGACCACATGCTCAGCATTGTTGCATCGGGAGAAATTTTCACCGACCCAAAATTCTCCACAATCCCCGAAAACCTCCAGAGACTGAACGACGTCGCCTTTTCAGGAGACGGAGAACCAACAACATACCGAAACTTTGACGACATCATGCAACGAGTCGCTGAACTAAAAGCGAAGCACGAGTTAAAGAACGTCAAAATGGTCCTCATCACCAACGCAAGCATGTTCCATCGGGACGCTGTCAGACGTGGCCTGAAAATCCTGGACCAAAACAACGGAGAGGTTTGGGCGAAACTGGAAGCTGGGACTGAAGAATATTTTCAGCTTGTCGACCGAACGAAAATCCCTTTCCAACGAATCCTGGACAACATCACTCAGGCCTCACAGGAAAGATCACTCGTGATTCAAAGCTTATTCATGAAAATAAACGGGGAATCCCCACCAGAAGCTGAAATCAAGGAGTTCTTAAACCGTCTCAATGAAATTCAGGCTGCGGGTGGAAAACTCAAATTAGTACAGGTCTACACAGTTTCCAGACAACCCGCTGAAAGCTTCGTTTCTCCCCTCAAAGACGAGGAAGTCGACAACATCACACGACGAGTACGTGATGAAACGGGAATCGATGCCGAATCATTCTACTCGTGA